From the genome of Fibrobacter sp. UWB15, one region includes:
- a CDS encoding DUF4954 family protein, whose product MQRLLKLKKVLKNSILATSVENFKGIRSGTAKYRHLTADEIQVLEKNGNRSESWDKIMVEPDFDPNRIIRSSFMGEVYLPKFFGTLLLPGDVSFPTGIYDSLVHNCFIENALVHKVAMLSNILVRSSAVIQNVGSIISSGKISYMIGNSMHVGNEMGGRKVAVFPEITMELVEAQLFHKPDPEVAAAFEEQLKAYREETAFPFGIVGKGAVICNTNIIRNSWIGAHARIEGAEKIRNSVVLSSLEEPSHVYDSVILENSNVQKSVTIHTGAEVQGSVLMSRTTVACKAIVKSSIIAPCCHIEEGEVNSSYMGPMTQMHHHSLLIAALWPDGCGNLGYGANVGSNHTGRMPDQEVMPGQGMFFGLGVNIKFPANYRESPFTLIATGLTTLPQRVKFPFSLIRPGDPQLVGVAPRLNEIVPGWNYAHNAYALDRNLYKYSLRGKGIVPATFYSIFSPETVRYVFDAYQRLQVSAIRDIYTKEHIDGLGENFMRERIRQQALKTYQEYLERYALELIITLVVNDPSLQTQPVKELRRMATNDINKDAIRVVTLPETFDELLKRYRLLEKDWFERVTHGLDKDNERGREIFDDYDDAHPIDKGFTEWEKSRVEEKLRRLNSIVKTAKPE is encoded by the coding sequence TCGAAAATTTCAAGGGAATCAGGTCCGGAACCGCAAAATACCGCCACCTGACCGCAGACGAGATCCAGGTTCTTGAAAAGAATGGCAACCGCTCTGAATCCTGGGACAAGATCATGGTCGAACCCGACTTTGATCCGAACCGCATTATCCGTTCATCCTTCATGGGCGAAGTCTACTTGCCGAAATTCTTTGGAACACTCCTGTTGCCGGGCGACGTGTCGTTCCCCACAGGCATTTACGACAGTCTTGTGCACAACTGCTTTATCGAAAATGCACTGGTCCATAAGGTGGCCATGCTCAGCAACATTCTGGTGCGCAGCAGTGCGGTTATCCAAAACGTAGGCTCCATTATCAGTAGCGGAAAAATCAGCTACATGATCGGGAATTCCATGCACGTGGGTAACGAAATGGGCGGACGCAAAGTCGCCGTGTTCCCCGAAATCACCATGGAACTCGTAGAAGCCCAGCTGTTTCACAAGCCGGACCCCGAAGTCGCAGCAGCCTTCGAAGAACAGCTCAAGGCTTACCGCGAAGAGACCGCATTCCCCTTTGGCATCGTAGGCAAGGGCGCAGTCATCTGTAACACCAACATCATTCGCAACAGCTGGATCGGCGCCCACGCCCGTATCGAAGGTGCCGAAAAAATCCGCAACTCCGTGGTGCTTTCGTCGCTTGAAGAACCGAGCCACGTTTACGATTCCGTGATTCTCGAAAATTCAAACGTGCAAAAGTCGGTCACCATTCACACCGGTGCCGAAGTACAGGGATCCGTGCTCATGAGCCGCACTACGGTCGCCTGCAAAGCGATTGTGAAGTCTTCGATTATTGCACCGTGCTGCCACATTGAAGAAGGCGAAGTGAACAGCTCCTATATGGGTCCCATGACCCAAATGCACCATCATTCCCTTTTGATTGCGGCCCTTTGGCCCGACGGATGCGGCAACTTGGGTTACGGCGCCAACGTAGGCAGCAACCACACTGGCCGTATGCCCGACCAAGAAGTCATGCCAGGCCAAGGCATGTTCTTCGGTCTCGGAGTAAACATCAAGTTCCCCGCGAACTACCGTGAATCGCCATTTACCTTGATTGCAACCGGGCTCACGACGCTCCCGCAGCGCGTCAAATTCCCGTTCTCGCTGATTCGCCCGGGTGACCCGCAACTGGTGGGAGTGGCTCCTCGCCTGAACGAAATCGTACCCGGTTGGAACTACGCCCACAACGCCTACGCGCTTGACCGCAACCTCTACAAGTATTCGCTGCGCGGCAAGGGCATTGTACCAGCCACCTTCTACAGCATCTTTAGCCCCGAAACCGTACGCTATGTTTTCGACGCTTACCAACGCCTGCAAGTGAGCGCTATTCGCGACATTTACACCAAGGAACACATTGACGGTCTCGGCGAAAACTTTATGCGCGAACGCATTCGCCAGCAAGCGCTCAAGACGTACCAGGAATACCTGGAACGCTATGCTCTTGAACTGATTATTACTTTGGTCGTAAACGATCCTAGCTTACAGACGCAACCCGTCAAGGAACTGCGCCGCATGGCCACAAACGACATCAACAAAGATGCCATTCGCGTTGTCACGTTGCCCGAAACCTTCGACGAATTGCTCAAGCGTTACCGCCTGCTAGAAAAAGACTGGTTCGAACGAGTAACCCACGGACTTGACAAAGACAACGAACGCGGTCGAGAGATTTTCGACGACTATGACGATGCGCACCCGATTGACAAGGGATTTACCGAATGGGAAAAATCCCGCGTCGAAGAAAAACTGCGCAGGCTGAATTCCATTGTCAAAACAGCCAAGCCCGAATAG